In one window of Calypte anna isolate BGI_N300 chromosome 1, bCalAnn1_v1.p, whole genome shotgun sequence DNA:
- the TAF13 gene encoding transcription initiation factor TFIID subunit 13, with protein MADEEEDVPFEEDAEEAGGGLDGGQGKRKRLFSKELRCMMYGFGDDQNPYTESVDILEDLVIEFITEMTHKAMSIGRQGRVQVEDIVFLIRKDPRKFARVKDLLTMNEELKRARKAFDEANYGS; from the exons ATGGCTGACGAGGAGGAGGATGTTCCG TTTGAGGAAGACGCGGAAGAAGCCGGTGGGGGTCTGGACGGCGGACAAGGCAAGAGGAAGAGGCTGTTCTCCAAAGAAC TAAGATGCATGATGTATGGATTTGGGGATGACCAGAACCCTTACACAGAATCTGTGGACATTCTTGAGGACTTGGTAATAGAGTTTATCACAGAAATG ACTCACAAGGCTATGTCAATTGGACGGCAGGGTCGCGTGCAGGTTGAGGACATTGTCTTTCTAATCCGCAAGGACCCCCGGAAGTTTGCCAGAGTTAAAGACCTCCTAACTATGAATGAAGAACTGAAACGAGCCAGAAAGGCCTTTGATGAAGCCAACTATGGATCTTGA